Proteins from a genomic interval of Anatilimnocola floriformis:
- a CDS encoding helix-turn-helix domain-containing protein — MTIEEQLRTAINSCGISGNALAKVSGVSQSAISRFMTGEDIRLSAASKLTEYFGLELTKKDGPSPASVPPRSTTGEKGSTKPKARSAKKAIK, encoded by the coding sequence ATGACCATTGAAGAACAGCTCCGAACAGCAATCAACTCTTGCGGCATCTCGGGAAATGCTCTCGCTAAGGTGTCCGGAGTTTCTCAGTCCGCAATTTCTCGGTTCATGACGGGCGAGGATATTCGATTGAGCGCTGCTTCAAAGTTGACCGAGTATTTTGGCCTCGAGCTCACAAAGAAGGATGGCCCATCGCCGGCAAGTGTACCACCGCGGTCAACCACGGGTGAAAAGGGCAGCACAAAGCCCAAGGCCAGGTCTGCAAAGAAAGCCATCAAGTGA
- a CDS encoding SEFIR domain-containing protein, protein MPELNPPPCRVLISYSHDSEQHKKRVASFCAMLRADGIHAEIDQFVEFPPEGWPRWMLTKLQSVDYVLVVLSKTYKARFEGHEEPGKGNGASHEGFLITQEIYENQSKNAKYIPIYFHNEDRKFAPDVLRAVTCYNVTRKAEYDRMYSLLTQQITPMPPLGERRILTQNQLDEHVFVDQNDFSGSGDYGSGGVAIETGSQLVELKINKNFDDFSATDQIAVLEAIGKLLKLDGTVRVVSKARGSVLLTVDLTPEQAERLYWLVEQGALAELDVTSARMVEGSGRLRNTEGISSRQTVAYMNDSIELVAEPSEERSQTATRIASMLFQKQPDWIQFFREVLGVDGLVRKLFTSPEELAAFEKTAQYAEIQAMVARLREKSVTAVEVKEPTCVIVVRLPKSLHESLRAEAHDRKTSMNQLCISKLLQVINDPE, encoded by the coding sequence ATGCCAGAACTTAATCCACCTCCTTGTCGCGTTCTCATCAGCTACAGCCACGATTCGGAGCAACACAAAAAACGAGTTGCTTCTTTTTGCGCAATGTTGCGAGCGGATGGAATTCATGCGGAGATTGATCAGTTTGTTGAATTTCCGCCAGAAGGCTGGCCTCGGTGGATGCTTACAAAACTTCAGTCTGTTGATTATGTGCTGGTTGTACTTTCGAAAACTTACAAAGCGAGATTCGAAGGCCATGAAGAGCCCGGCAAGGGCAATGGAGCGAGCCATGAAGGTTTTCTGATTACTCAAGAAATCTACGAAAACCAGTCAAAGAACGCAAAATACATCCCTATCTACTTTCACAATGAAGACCGCAAATTTGCTCCTGACGTTCTTCGTGCTGTCACTTGCTACAACGTCACGAGAAAGGCTGAGTACGACCGCATGTATTCGCTTTTGACTCAGCAAATCACTCCTATGCCTCCACTCGGCGAACGGCGTATTCTGACGCAGAATCAACTCGACGAGCATGTTTTTGTCGACCAGAACGATTTCAGCGGAAGTGGTGATTACGGTTCCGGGGGCGTTGCCATTGAAACGGGTTCGCAGCTTGTTGAGTTAAAGATCAATAAGAATTTCGACGATTTTTCGGCGACCGACCAAATTGCAGTTCTGGAAGCGATTGGAAAGCTACTCAAGCTGGATGGCACAGTACGGGTTGTTTCCAAGGCGAGAGGCAGTGTGCTGCTAACGGTCGACTTGACACCAGAACAAGCAGAGCGACTTTACTGGTTGGTTGAGCAAGGCGCATTGGCGGAATTGGATGTAACCAGTGCTCGGATGGTTGAAGGTTCGGGGCGATTGAGAAACACCGAGGGGATATCGTCGCGTCAAACAGTGGCTTACATGAACGATTCGATCGAGTTGGTTGCCGAACCCTCTGAAGAGCGTTCCCAAACTGCTACACGCATAGCGAGCATGCTGTTTCAGAAGCAGCCAGACTGGATTCAATTCTTCCGCGAAGTCCTAGGCGTCGACGGACTTGTCCGTAAGCTCTTTACTTCGCCGGAGGAACTGGCCGCGTTCGAGAAGACCGCTCAGTACGCAGAGATACAGGCCATGGTTGCCCGGCTTCGTGAAAAGTCCGTTACGGCTGTGGAAGTCAAGGAGCCAACGTGCGTTATTGTAGTTCGCTTGCCGAAGAGTTTGCACGAATCGCTGCGGGCTGAGGCGCACGATCGCAAGACCAGCATGAATCAACTATGTATCTCGAAACTTTTGCAAGTTATCAACGATCCTGAGTAG
- a CDS encoding ankyrin repeat domain-containing protein has translation MHTIENLRAERYDQVAPLIDFCKNGHLFEVQQWIAEGKPLNNPPTSRHGRNRPMSALEFAIDRGFHSLVQILLEGGALQEPTDYECPMNRAMKMRRVDIVRLLVEHGFDSTKVDMAEMFASWHPKIMELHIAGGADIRTGTPFAFAFVKRVRSALGVFRNCLTQSPDIMDQASAALRHHCVAGDLKWVSLMMWLGADPFQVGTALLADDDRLADHEMSACEWAAFYRNFKVFDLLAFRNLDLTPQARELLPLLVRYEGHTALRRLLSKGVSPNDSSKGGCTAICKAINDAECSATVWIGPRSRQREPRESEGATQIFAGIKILLEHGAKWIPEDKFEVARIRTCFLGLKKDYLCQFIAMMADFNACSKHHAEMLVRTPAIVKHLAYRKSTIQRAIARLT, from the coding sequence ATGCATACAATCGAAAATCTTCGTGCAGAACGATACGACCAGGTCGCTCCGTTAATCGATTTCTGCAAAAACGGCCATCTCTTTGAGGTACAGCAATGGATTGCAGAGGGCAAGCCGCTCAACAACCCACCGACTTCGCGTCATGGGCGCAATCGACCAATGTCAGCGCTTGAGTTTGCAATCGACCGAGGATTTCACAGCCTGGTTCAAATCTTGCTAGAAGGCGGAGCATTGCAAGAGCCGACGGATTACGAATGTCCAATGAACCGAGCGATGAAGATGAGGCGAGTCGACATTGTGCGACTGCTGGTCGAGCACGGATTCGACTCGACGAAAGTCGACATGGCCGAGATGTTCGCATCATGGCACCCAAAGATCATGGAGTTGCATATCGCCGGCGGGGCGGACATTCGAACTGGAACTCCCTTCGCCTTCGCATTTGTGAAGCGAGTTCGATCGGCCTTGGGTGTATTCAGGAATTGCCTCACGCAATCACCCGACATCATGGACCAAGCAAGCGCTGCGCTTCGACATCACTGCGTCGCGGGCGATTTGAAATGGGTTTCATTGATGATGTGGCTTGGAGCTGATCCATTTCAAGTCGGAACCGCACTTCTCGCGGATGATGATCGACTTGCCGATCATGAAATGTCTGCGTGTGAGTGGGCGGCTTTCTACCGGAACTTCAAGGTGTTTGACCTACTGGCATTTCGCAATCTTGACCTCACACCGCAGGCGAGAGAATTGCTACCGCTGCTGGTCCGCTACGAAGGCCATACCGCATTGCGACGCCTGCTTTCAAAAGGCGTGAGCCCCAACGATTCGTCAAAGGGAGGATGCACGGCAATTTGCAAAGCAATCAACGATGCAGAATGCTCCGCAACAGTTTGGATCGGTCCACGGTCGAGGCAACGGGAGCCCAGGGAGAGCGAAGGGGCGACGCAAATTTTCGCAGGAATCAAGATACTTCTCGAACATGGCGCGAAGTGGATTCCAGAAGACAAGTTTGAGGTAGCAAGAATCCGTACCTGCTTCCTAGGACTCAAGAAGGACTACCTTTGCCAATTTATAGCCATGATGGCGGACTTCAACGCCTGTTCGAAACATCATGCCGAAATGCTTGTCAGAACACCGGCAATCGTGAAACATTTAGCTTATCGAAAGTCCACAATTCAGCGTGCGATCGCACGGCTCACTTGA